Below is a window of Mycoplasmopsis anatis DNA.
ATTATTTTCCATTGAGTCTAACATTTGTGTAGCAACAATAACAGGTTTTCCTGCTTCTCTACATTTTCTGATCATAACTTTTTGGAAGTATGGAACATCGTAATATGGAATTTCTAATCCTAAATCACCACGAGCAACCATGATACCATCTGATTCTGCGATGATTTCGTCAATATTTGTAACTCCTAAGTGTGATTCAATTTTTGAAATAATTTGTACGTGTTCTCCACCATTAGCGTTTAATAATTCACGTAATTCTTTAACATTTTTAGCTGAGTTAACGAATGAAGCAGCAACGTAGTTAATTCCACTTTTAATTCCAAAGATAACATCATCAATATCTTTTTGTGCTAAGAATGGAAGTGTAAAGTCAACACCAGGGAGGTTAATACGTTTATTTGTTTTTAATTTGTGTGAGTTTTCAGCTTTAGCCTTAACATAACCTTTACCAACTTCTGTAACAACTGTTGATAATTTACCATCATCTAATAAAACTTGGTTTCCAACGATTAAATCTGCTGACATATCGTAAGCAACAGTAATTTCAGTTTCTGTTCCTTCGAAATTTTTGTATTTCTCTTCTGTAGTTCAGATTGTTAATTCTGTACCAGCTTTAATTTGTTGAGCACCATCTTTCATTTTTCCAACACGAATTTCTGGACCTTTTGTATCTAACATTAAAGATACAGGAATTCTTAAGTCTTTTGAAATTTGTTGTCCAAGAACGAATTTATTTAATTGTTCTGAGTGATCTCCGTGGCTGAAGTTAGCTCTAACGGTTGTAACTCCATTTTCAATTAAAGAACGTAATGTGTCGTAATTGTCACTAGATGGACCAATTGTAGCAACTAATTTACTTCTTTTGTTAATTAAGTTCATTTTTTCTCCTATATTTTAAAATTTCTAAGTATTATTGTTTTAAATCATTTATATTTTAACACATTAAAAAATTATTATCTATTTATAAGAGTTTTTTAGTGAAATATTTTCTTTTTTTGTAATTAAAAAAGTTAGGTAGTTCCTAACTTTAATTATTTGATTCAGTATTAGAATCTTGAATTTTTCTAAAGGATTCTAATGAGAAACCTTTTTTATCATTTGTATTTGATGGAGTAATAAATTTAGATGTAAAATCAAACTCAATCATGGTATTTTCTTTATTAAAAAGCGTTCTATGAGGAATTAATTTGTACTGAATTTCCAAGCAATTTGTTTGAAGATTTTTAACAGGTGGGTAGAATTGGATATCAAATTTAGATAATAATCTCTCAAGTTTTTCTTGATTTTCTCTGTTTTTTGATTCATCTGTTGTAGGAATTAAACTGATTTTTAAGTTGTCATAACTCATAGTTTCTTTATTATAACCGGCAACTAGTTCATCAACAGTTAAATTAT
It encodes the following:
- the pyk gene encoding pyruvate kinase; the protein is MNLINKRSKLVATIGPSSDNYDTLRSLIENGVTTVRANFSHGDHSEQLNKFVLGQQISKDLRIPVSLMLDTKGPEIRVGKMKDGAQQIKAGTELTIWTTEEKYKNFEGTETEITVAYDMSADLIVGNQVLLDDGKLSTVVTEVGKGYVKAKAENSHKLKTNKRINLPGVDFTLPFLAQKDIDDVIFGIKSGINYVAASFVNSAKNVKELRELLNANGGEHVQIISKIESHLGVTNIDEIIAESDGIMVARGDLGLEIPYYDVPYFQKVMIRKCREAGKPVIVATQMLDSMENNPHPTRAEVTDVYLATELGADSTMLSGESANGKFPLESVKVMSAINRRAEKEFYSKNYYDVQLEEVRKNSDSENPRSLIAYEVANRVRRGDYKYAVVLSRTGELLKEVAKFRPNTAIIGIVNNEKMINAFGVTSSVFTSVDSLRLFNEIKNNHANATEALEPYEPQPGDKYLVVENHSITEHVVK